One window from the genome of Synechococcus sp. PROS-7-1 encodes:
- a CDS encoding RNA helicase has product MDSRRQRRQRGAEPLDSRFDQWIETGRQLVDGVSGTRPGRRGGGRPQVGSRLDAVGRWVGDRVEWLLDEDDDWSEGVSAPETPAAARPRPSGKRPLDAMSRRQPLLTPPTETSALPLEEPIQEDWPDDEDFRVERWRRSESTSAPASPPSPPAPTPESRTSVRRSFPRSSRRRDGA; this is encoded by the coding sequence ATGGATTCACGTCGACAACGCCGCCAGCGTGGTGCTGAGCCATTGGATTCGCGATTTGATCAATGGATTGAAACGGGGCGGCAGCTGGTGGATGGCGTCTCCGGTACCCGTCCTGGCCGTCGTGGTGGTGGGCGGCCGCAGGTCGGATCCCGCCTTGATGCCGTGGGCCGGTGGGTCGGTGATCGGGTGGAATGGCTTCTGGATGAAGACGACGACTGGAGTGAGGGTGTGTCTGCTCCAGAGACCCCCGCAGCGGCGAGGCCCCGGCCCTCGGGCAAGCGTCCTTTGGATGCGATGTCGCGGCGGCAACCGTTGTTGACGCCTCCGACTGAAACCAGCGCCCTGCCGCTTGAAGAACCCATTCAGGAAGACTGGCCCGACGATGAGGATTTCCGCGTTGAACGTTGGCGACGCTCGGAGAGCACATCCGCACCTGCATCCCCACCGTCCCCGCCGGCGCCCACTCCAGAGTCGCGAACGTCGGTTCGTCGCTCCTTCCCCCGCTCCAGTCGTCGGCGCGACGGAGCCTGA
- a CDS encoding DUF1269 domain-containing protein, translating to MSNLVVVGFPKVSEAEDVRRELVTIQQEHLITLEDAVVLEHGDDGHVHLRQAINMTAAGAMGGTFWGLLIGLIFANPLLGAAVGAGAGAASGALNDIGINDKFLEELAETLPQGSAALALLVRDSTPDRVIERLRRHAPHARLIHTNLSHTDEEALKAQLDTARKQAEALRLS from the coding sequence ATGAGCAACCTGGTGGTTGTGGGCTTCCCGAAGGTCTCTGAGGCTGAGGACGTTCGGCGTGAGCTGGTCACCATCCAGCAGGAGCATCTGATCACCTTGGAGGATGCGGTGGTGCTGGAGCACGGTGATGATGGTCACGTGCATCTGCGCCAGGCGATCAACATGACCGCAGCCGGTGCCATGGGCGGCACCTTCTGGGGTTTGCTCATCGGTTTGATCTTCGCCAATCCCCTGTTGGGTGCAGCGGTGGGGGCTGGCGCCGGTGCAGCTTCTGGTGCTCTCAACGACATCGGAATCAACGACAAGTTTCTCGAAGAACTGGCGGAGACGTTGCCCCAGGGCAGTGCTGCCCTGGCTCTCTTGGTGCGCGACTCCACCCCGGATCGGGTGATTGAGCGCCTGCGCCGCCATGCTCCCCATGCCCGGCTGATCCATACCAACCTCAGCCACACCGATGAGGAGGCTCTCAAGGCGCAGTTGGACACGGCTCGCAAGCAGGCTGAGGCTCTCAGGCTTTCTTGA
- a CDS encoding SprT family zinc-dependent metalloprotease: MPLEPLLPLFHRLNREHFEGSLTQGNQPLVAVRWSDGRLRRTAGLYRRGVSVAPPLGREIVLSRPLLGPLPREATESTLCHEMIHAWVDLVLKSNESHGPNFLARMQAINADQDRFEVSVRHRFPVPQQPPRWIAICPRCGRRTPYRRRMKQAACRQCCNQHHGGRWHPSCLLGYVPAQEDS; the protein is encoded by the coding sequence ATGCCGCTCGAGCCGTTGTTGCCGCTGTTTCATCGGCTAAACCGTGAACACTTCGAGGGCTCGCTCACCCAGGGGAATCAGCCCCTGGTGGCCGTTCGCTGGAGCGATGGCCGGCTTCGGCGCACCGCCGGTTTGTATCGACGTGGTGTTTCTGTGGCGCCACCCCTCGGTCGGGAGATCGTGTTGTCGAGACCCCTGTTGGGGCCACTGCCGCGCGAGGCCACGGAGAGCACCCTTTGCCACGAGATGATTCATGCCTGGGTGGATCTCGTGCTGAAGAGCAACGAAAGCCATGGCCCCAATTTTTTGGCGCGCATGCAGGCCATCAATGCGGATCAAGATCGCTTTGAAGTGAGCGTTCGGCATCGGTTTCCGGTTCCGCAGCAGCCACCGCGCTGGATTGCTATTTGCCCGCGCTGCGGACGGCGGACGCCCTACCGGCGGCGCATGAAACAGGCCGCTTGCCGCCAATGCTGCAATCAGCACCATGGCGGTCGTTGGCATCCCAGTTGTCTGCTTGGCTATGTGCCGGCCCAAGAGGACAGCTGA